TCATATCATTCTCCTACTTGTTGCGTTACTaggctattttattattataattttttcccccaattgtcctcccaatctagtcataaccaattacccaattgcattaagcttcctctctactgatgttgacctccagtccaactgaggagagccaagactaacacacgccacctccgacatgtgtgcagtagccgactacatcttttcacctgcacaaggcgagttcatatgcagatcagctttttgtgtacggagagacacaccctgattaatGCATCATCcccagtctctgtgcagacgctatgaatcagccagcagaggtcttaattgcATCAGTAATGAGGTCCCTCCGGCACTCAGCCCTTGAACaacaaccaatcgttgttcatataggcgcACAGCATGCCGGATGGCatagctgagtttcaaaccgactagttagaaatgtcagctctggtgtgcttgcgTGTTTTGccactgttttattatttattctgttaTGTGGTTGGGTTAATGTGTCCATAAGGTAAACTACTGAACCAAttagtaaaataatattatataaataaacagtgCATGTTTTTTATAGTGCTgtaagtaattgcccccttgtCAATTCTGTGCATTGCATAACTGTCACAATAATTGATTTCACATGAGTGAAGGAAACAGCTTGGTTAGGCTAATTCTATAACAGAAAAAGTTGTATAATGCCAGACCTTTAAAGAAAAATTACATAATTCTATTTCCTAAAAGCATTCGTGAGAACAAATCGAAATAAAACATGAGTGACATCACTGTGTCTGTAACTCTATCAAGCGCAGTAAATCTTTTCTATATTTCCTAGAATTCCTTTCTACTGAAAAATTGTGCACCACTACAGTGACTTTTGACCGTTTTCGACCTGcatgttacagtcagtaatgtcAGTGATCAATTTTTTCTGGCTTTTACTGGCAAGTATTTTGTTATTAGAGGGGAAAACGaagttttaaagaaaagaagCATTTTCTGTCTATTCTGTTATGTAAACATGTAACTGTCTTCTTGGACTGGCATACAACCAGTTCTCTAGATTTAATAGTTAtgccatttttatttaactgaagaGGCTTTATTTTGCCCTGTAAATGGTAAAAATAGTAGTTTCACTTATTCTACACCTTCTTAGTACAACAAAGACAAGCAGTCACCTTAAAGTTTTTACTAGAACACATGTAATGCAATTTTCAAAAGCTGAAAACAATTGAACAGTGTGGAAATGATTGTAAAGCCTTACTTAGCCTCTAGCAGTGCATCAAACTTTTTctcagctttatttattttttaaatgctaattcTCTGAGTTTATTGATATGTTATTTAACAAACTGCTGAAAAATCAAGTTTTTTTCAGTTGCTtctgtatttagtttttttttttttttacaccggATACCTTCTCtggcacaaccctcctatttctatctgggATAAGAaccagcactaagagtgcactgacacGTGCACCTCCAATAACTCGGCTGTTTTAGCCACCCCTTCCTCAAAcataagccaatcatgtccatgcagacgcccgaccTGCCAGCATATGATAACAACTGGTGTTCATAGGTGTTGGACATATTAATACTGACCTAAGCTGGTGTTGCTAGTCGACCAGACAGGTTAAACCACTGAGCAGCTGGATGTTTAAGTAGGAACAGCAGTCACCTTAAAGTTTTTACTAGAACACTACATGTAATGCAATTTTTGATAGCTGAAAACAATGAAACAATCTGAGAATGATTGTAAAGCCTTACTTAGCCTCTAGGAGTGAGTCAAACCTTTTatcagctttatttattttttaaatgctaattcTCTGAGTTTATTGATATGTTATTTAACACACTGCtgaaaaattctttttttttttcagttgatcggtatttaggggtcaccacagcaaaCTTGGCACAGGCCTCATATTTCtctccaggcttgggaccagcactgagagtgcactgacaagtgaacTTTTCAATaactaggctgtttcagccaccccTTTCCTCAAACATAGGCCAATCGTGTACATGCAGACGCCCTGTCAGCATATGATAACAGTTGATTTTAATAAGACCTAAGCTGGTGCTGCTAGTCGACCAGATTGGTTAAACTGGTTAAACAGCTGAGCAGCTTGACGTTTAAGTAGGAACAGCTTAGACATCCAAACAATCATTGACAAAGCACATCTTAAGCTGGTAAATCAGGAAAATTATCACAACTGTCCACACCCTGTAAAATGACTTGAGTGCAGTATAGGTATGAAAAAGGGGTGccacttacaggggttggacaaaataactgaaacacctgtcattttagtgtgggaggtttcatggctaaattggaccagtctggtggccaatcttcattaattgcacattgcaccagtaagagcagagtgtgaaggttcaattagcagggtaagagcacagttttgctcaaaatattgcaatgcacacaacattatgggtgacataccagagttcaaaagaggacaaattgttggtgcacgtcttgctggcgcatctgtgaccaagacagcaagtctttgtgatgtatcaagagccacggtatccagggtaatgtcagcataccaccaagaaggacaaaccacatccaacaggattaactgtggacgcaagaggaagctgtctgaaagggatgttcgggtgctaacccggattgtatccaaaaaacataaaaccacggctgcccaaatcacggcagaattaaatgtgcacctcaactctcctgtttccaccagaactgtccgtcgggagctccacagggtcaatatacacggccgggctgctatagccaaacctttggtcactcgtgccaatgccaaacgtcggtttcaatggtgcaaggagcgcaaatcttgggctgtggacaatgtgaaacatgtattgttctctgatgagtccacctttactgttttccccacatccgggagagttacggtgtggagaagccccaaagaagcgtaccacccagagtgaagcatgggggtggatcagtgatggtttgggctgccatatcatggcattcccttggcccaatacttgtgctagatgggcgcgtcactgccaaggactaccgaaccattctggaggaccatgtgcatccaatggcggtgccgtgtatcaggatgacaatgcaccaatacacacagcaagactggtgaaagattggtttgatgaacatgaaagtgaagttgaacatctcccatggcctgcacagtcaccagatctaaatattattgagccactttggggtgttttggagaagcgagtcaggaaacgttttcctccaccagcatcacgtagtgacctggccactatcctgcaagaagaatggcttaaaatccctctgaccactgtgcaggacttgtatatgtcatttccaagacgaattgacgctgtattggccgcaaaaggaggccctacaccatactaataaattattgtggtctaaaaccaggtgtttcagttattttgtccaacccctgtatatcttgAGTGTGGCACCCAAAATAAACACAACCAATATAAATCAAAAACAGGTGTGCACATACCCTTGACTCACTGTCATACTTTCTCAGAGTTTCTGCCTCTTCTTTAGTTGGTAGCTCCTTGCAGGCGAGTTGTTCCCCTGTCCCGTTTACAACCACTGTCCGAATACACACGTACCAGTCTCCATCAAGGAATGCCACCACCACCCACAGCCCCGCCGCATACATGACCCTGAGCACATGTTTCCCTATCAAAGTGCAGGGGTACCATGCCTCCTCTCCACAGGTGGCAGGTCGGTAACAGTAGCCATCAGCACAGCAGCAACACTCCAGCCTGGCACTGCAGCATCTCCTGTCTCCCCGCACACAGCACTTACACACAAAGCACTGGCACAGCTTGAGAAGCTGGGTGTCCATTAGCAGCAGCATGAAAAACATGATGCCAACGGGTAGCAGCAGGTAAAGCCAGCAGTGCAGAGCGGTCTCCTCTGGACTTACACACGGACAGCtgaacaaatatttaaataacactACAGTGACCAGCACCGCTACTGCTGTCCTCACTGGCAGCTTTTTCACTGGGTCCAGGTTTATCGGGAAAGGTGAATAGCGGGCCATGTTTGACATGCAAACAGAGTGACTGAATGATATTATCTGATATGTAACATGCTCTCTTTATACACCAAACTCCTTTCCACTGGAGTTTAAGAAGGAAAAGGCGGGATCTTAGGACTCAGTGGTTCACTTCCGCCACCCCTCCCATGTATCTGAATTATACCGAAGGCTTGGTTCCAATCGGCTCCTTGCTCCCTTTATAAGCGCCCCACTTTTAGCATAAAAGAAAAACCTCTgttcactatgtagtgcactatgtacagTAAATCTACCTGTTTGAATTCAGAACACAGATTTTCCAAAGGTTTTAATGGCGCTTCTATAATTGGAGAAATGTGACCCCTGTTATTTAACTACAGATTGCCTTTCTGTTTCATTTCTCATATGTTTTTATGTCTGGGACCTTTTTTacacaattattttatattaggcTACATGTTAAAGAtacataaatgttaaatatacaCGTATTTGACTGTGCTGAAGGCTAGATTCCCATCTGCTCCTTACTCCCTTTATAAGTGCTCCACTTTTAGCATAAAGGAACAACCTCTgttcactatgtagtgcactatgtacatTAAAtctacctgtttgaaatcagaCACAGATTTTTCAAAGATTTGAATGAGCTTCCATAATTGGAGAAATGTGACCCCTGTTATTTAACTACAGATTGCCTTTCTGTTTCATGTCTGTTATGTTTTATACATGGGACCTTTTTACACAATTATTTCATATTAGACTACAAGTTAAATCATAGAAAAGGGAAATATTTCATGAGGATAAACaacaaatggcaaaatacatGTCTCTGACTGTGCTGAGGGCTAGATTCCAATCGGCTCCTTACTCCCCATATAAGCGCCCCACTTTAGAATAAAGCAACAACTTCTgttcactatgtagtgcactatgtacatTAAAGTCACCAGTTTGAATCCAGACACGGATTGTTTTTTTATAGGTTTCAATGGAGCTTCTATATAACTGGAGAAATGTGACCTCTGTTATTTAACTACAGATGTCTGATATGTATTATATCTGGGagcttttttaaacaattatttCGTATTAGACTACAtgctaaagaataaaaaagggaAATACTTGATGAGGATAAACATCAAATGtcaaaatacagcatttaagcAATGTTACTTATGCATTTCACGTCTCACATGTGGTTACTTTTGAGTCaagagttttttatgtttttgggcATGTTTTTCATGGTGTGATAAGGTTCTATACTGTGGCTTTCATTTTCTTATGCCTCACACAAATAGCTGGACAGGGTACTCTGAAGGGATCCCAATTGTATGACAGCAACAGACTGGCCTTCTGACCAAGGAGTATTCCCAGTCAGTGCAAAGGTTACTAAGGATATGTTCATTAAATAACCACCACCTACTGGCTGTGTTGAATTTTATCCTTTACCAACATTCACTTCCCCAAAACATGCCAAGTTGCTATTAATCCCAAATTCGCTATTAATTTCCTTCAGTTGGCAGTAAACTACCTGTCTACCTATCCAGTGTGTATTCCTGGAGTGTGCCCACTGTCTTCACTGGCTCTTCACCCTCTTTAACCCTGACCAAGACAAGACTGATACaggcaatgaataaatgaatctatAAAATAATTGTGTCAAAGCAGGCTTTGTAGCTGAAAAGAAATAATACTTGACAGTAATGATAACCAACATGAAACACTTAATCAGTGTAGTTATTCTCTTAAATAATCTATTTGTGACTCAATCAAAAGTTTAGCATAATCAGTTGGTTGATTTAGATACACACAAAACTCTGAACAAAATGTTGTACCAAAAGGCAGCTGTTATCTGAATACAAAACAAATCAAACAGATTGAGTGGTATCACAGTCTTTGCCTTTTTGGCCTTTGCCCACATGTACTCTTTAAAACCACTTAATTTCTGCTTACTTAATCAGATTCTgctcacacattacacacattattTACAAATCTAATACAAGGAAAAGCACGTCTGCATTATTTATTGGAAAGGATGTTTCTCCTTTCTTTTGCACTTCAATTTTGTAACACGtttaaaacagaaaacacaTGCTTGTACAGAGTTATAATAATGTGTATATTACAAAATATCACAACAAATTAAACTAAAATGGTATTAATTTTACTATAACTGCCCAATTTAGGTAATTGCACATACCAGCCCATTTCatatcattttcatttcaaGAATAGACCAAAATCACAAAATATAggattgtataatttttttattattttacaaatatgGCTGACATTTGTGCTAAATGGGCAGTGTCTggtgcttaggtggtgcagcagaaGAATATGAAGAgaggagtgtggtacttttaacTTGCCCAGGCTGTCTGTAAAAATCTGCCACTGgtgggtaaaaagatgcagtcgccTTAATACTTTCCAGAGGAGGCATGTGCTAGCTTGTGGTCTCTCTTGGCCAACAGGAGTTTTAAGCAACCGACAGAGGTCATTAAAGTGAAAATGTATCTAAAAACTGCAAAAAGGACTACAAATCCCCCCAAATATGGGCAGTGTAAGAAATTCAGTAGATTTAGTTTCGTTGTAGTTCTCCTGTAGCCACTAAATTCTATGAAATGTACttttaactaaatataaaacaaaaaaacctgttaactgcaataaaataatatgataCTTACaataaggaaaagaaaaaaagattagTATCTGTATAGATAGACTACTGGCATATGTCATCAGTTTATCTGTTGAATCTAATGTGCATGTTATTAAATATTACAACAAATTAAACTAAAATGGTGTATGACTCAATTTAGGTAATTGCATATACTAGTCCATTTCAtataatttttcatttcaaGAACAAACCAAAATCACAAAATATAGGACTGCacaatttctttattattttcttgttcATAACTGTTCTTATTGTTCTTATTTACAATATCTTTAAACGACTTTACTGGTATTTAGTTGACACAAAAGTGATATTTggttaaattaaaaattttgaatatttttttattcagtgcTTCAGCATTGAAAACCGTTCCCAATAACGTTCCAACcccaaaatataatatatatataatatataatatataataatatatactcTTTCTTTAATTCcagaaaacaacacacactgtaaaaaataaaatacaataaaaatacatttaaaaataaacaagtcaCGTGATATAAAGTTGAAACATGTCAATGCAACAGACTGGCGATCTctacagggtgtttcctacgtgtgaatcggacccaccgcgaccccgaATAAATATAacgaggtggtaaaacagacaatgaatgaatgtgagtgCATGTGATTTCTTCTACCAGTCATGAAGTGGACAGATTaaaccactagatggcagcagatGAACGTGTGTGGACTGTACAGTATATCGTGGAGAAAAGGGGCGTGGCTTGTGTCATCTGCTCTCCGGGAAGTGACTGTCAAAATATTTTAGTCTGAACCGACAGTCGAAGTGGGAATAACGACGGACTTTCTGCTCAGCAAAGATATTATTCGTATAATTAGTGTGAGGTAAGTATTTATGTGGTTTAAATGTAGCTGTTTCGGCTGGCTGTTAGTGCTATGGGAATATTTAAACACGAGTGTTTGGTCTAACACGGCTGAGTCATTTACTAAAACTGCTCCTTTTACAAACACTGAGGTAAAGTTTCATATTCAACATTCGTTTTTGCACTTTTCAGCGCGAAAGTAGAACATAACAGCTAATAATGTGCTATTACACTGCATTTCCAGTCGGGATAATTTCACTACCCACGTCCCAAACATACAccacatagccaaaagtatgtggacaccccttcttaaTAACTGagctcaggtgtttcagccacacctgcTGCTAAAGTGCATGAAATaccaataaaataaattcaCTTACATCATTTCAACCTTGTGTCAACAATTTGGGCAAGGTTCTTTCTTGTTCCAACATGACCATACCTCTGTGCACAATGCAAATATTAtttgataagtttggtgtggatgaaCTTAATaggcctgtacagagccctgacctcaacacctttaaacacctttgggatgaattgaatcATGAATTGAATGCAAATAGTAATGCACAGTTGCTTTAGGTTTGATAAACGACTGTGGCATgtgtaaaataatggaaatcaTCCTGAGTAAGTTGTACACTTTTTAATCCTGAAAAATGTAATTTGACCACTGGTGTCCAAAACTTTGCGTACAAAATATGTTGTTGGCgttacttatttaaaaaaattcttGAAGATGtaagtgctcaggtggcacaacagtgtttttttacacTAGCCCATTACTAAGATCCAGCAGTGCTAACGACCAGCCtgtcatctacacagacatgattggctatctcTGAGTGGATGGGTTGACCGAAGCCCTGCAGTTGATTGGCACtcagtccagggtattccttccTTTAAATTATGATATAAGATATTTAGTATGATAGTTGGTATCTGAACTGGTTTTTGGGCGGtacgttggctcggtgggtagcactgtcgcctcacagcgagaaggtcctgggttcgatccccaggcggcgcggtccgggtcctttctgtgcggagtttgcatgttctccacttatctgcgtgagtttcctcccacagtccaaaaacatgcagtcaggttaaatggaaacactgaattgcccaatacgtaaatgggtgtgtgggggtgtgtgtgtgtgtttgcttgccctgcgatggactggcgtcccgtccagggtgttactgtgtgccttgcgcccatttaatttaatttaattggataagcagataagaaaatgaatgaataaatgaactggTTTTTGAAACCAGTATCTTAAACTTGTAAACACAAATAACTACACATGGAAATAAGTCTTGCTCTCTTTTGTGCAGGTTATGGCTATATTTGATGACTGCTCTGTGGTTTTGGACCTGAAGAATGTCTCTTATAaagagaagaagaagttaatgtcAGCTATATTAGACAATGGAGGGAACATAGCATATGTCGTGAACCAGAAGGTGAacactgtgtttgttttttcttctgtcattttttaaatgctgtcaAATGTTAAGATCAAACAACATGTTATGAAATACCACTGATAAATATGTACGTTgctaaaagtttgtggacacccctcctaattattgagttcaggcaTTTAGCCACATCCATTGCAGGTatgttaaatgaaaaaatggaaGGCTTCCAATTTGCAGGCAGTCGGAGGATTCCTGAGGATGCAAAATTGATGTGATAGTAGATTTTTAAATAGCAATTCCATTGTATTGCTTTACCACAGGTTGTCAGACTGAAAATTAGACATCTGACTCAAGGGTTTGAgttacagtccatgtaaacatAGAAACAAATAGTTGCCATAATCTGATGTCTTGTATCCATCGTACCTAGACTACCCAAATGTTAAGGATGAAGCTTTTCGATTTTATTTGGAAGCAGGGAGAACCGTTCTGATTTGGAAATCACCGATCCTAACGTTAAAAAATTAAAGCTgcttaaaataaagaaacactgTTAATTATAGTGATAAATTAGAAGCCCAGGTGGGTATTTTATCTTTGTTAATGCCATAGCCATTTGCTCTCAGTAGTCAATAAACAATACATTATAATAGAATGGCTCTGGTGATCATGGCCAGAAGAAGGACGTTCCTGTTCCTGTCTATCTCACTAGCCATTTTTAGGCAACACTAGCCATTTCAGGCACCTAGGAGCTCATGTGTTGGCACTCTTCATAAAGATCTTCTTAATGCAATCACATTATCTGCAATTGGACAAGATTTGGTGGCTGGTTCCACTCGTCTCAAAAGAAGCACATGGTAACTCTTCTAGAAGAAGTGGTATGCTTGTGTTCTCTAGATGTGCTCCTCCTTATCATTGTACTTGTGTGCAAAGTCTGTTTAATTCAACCAAAAACAGAATAAATCGCTACGTCCTCTTTCCTCTGTCCTCTTTAGTGTTCCTTTGTGGTGGTGACCAGCCTAGAGAACCTAAGCTGCAGCAAGCAGAGGACTGTTCTGAAACACCAGACACCAGTGGTCAGCCCACAGTATGTGTGGAGCTGCCTGGAAAAACAGACGTTACTTCCTGTTGAGAAGCATATTTTAAAACCACAGGGCTCAGAGCCAACACCTGAACAGCTTTCACAAGCAGGTATTAACATCTCAACAAGTTTGCATAATACACACTCTAGTCTTTAATGCTGTACagatttatttgttataaagATGGTTTGAATGTGTCTTGATTCATGATTATGCAaacataggtgtgtgtgtgtgtgttgggggttgTTCAAGGGACCAGAGAGCAATCTGTGACCGTCTCAGGTTAATCTAAGTTATGTGATAGTTCTGGGTGTTTATGACTGTATGCTGAGCTGTTGATGATTTACTCTTCCTGGAAATTGAGTGGTGACTATAGAAGTGGGTGTGGAAGTCATTTAGAGAATGATCCACATTGTTTGTTTGCATGATTATGcagaatacatttttaaatgcagattttttttgtggttttacTCATAAAGGGCTGAAGGTGTCCTTCCAGTTATCAAAAGGACTGATGTCCAAAGCTCACCAGCAGGAGCAATCAGAGGTTCAGGCACATGATGGCACATACCTGATAGAACCCAGGTGTGTTCTGGTTTTCATTCAAATTTGGTCTACCACAGTCCTGCAAGTCCTTAAAagtcactgttttttttttttcataaattaataattattggtTTTTAGAAAAGGGATGTATCAGCCTAATACTGATTATTAATAGTGGGCTAATGCAGGCTTAGACCAATTAAGTAATAGATCGAAATAGACATGTATTTTATCAATGTATGCAGCAAATGCAACTTATATTGACCGTTTTAGCCGaattatgtgtgggtgggtcttcatctTGCCCATTGGCaagagagacgcctgtgcaaaaaagcaggggcgagaagaggagggctgtgcatgtgtcggaagaggcgtgtaccgcgatgtgctctcctcagatgcaatctggtatctctcagcagcggaagacaaaattgagtgcgctaaatcgggaggaaaatggggataagatgcattaaaaaaagtaaaaacaatgtGATAAGGACGTCcctaaaatattacattacataacaCTGACTGTTGTTCGTGCAGTGGTTTCCAAACAGAGTACCACTGTGCCCACAGTAAGGGGATCAGGATAATGCTAAAGTAATTAAATATatgtttaaactaaataaactgtCAAACTTGCCCTGTTAAATCatatttaaatgtgtaaatataaaagtaaaataacacTTTAATAACTTTAGAAAAATATTAGAGGTGTGAAAAGtgaaaatcattaaaaagtgcaaatgtttaaataaataaatatgttcttTTTTCTGGTCCAgcactttatttcttttctgGGAACTCAGCTGGAGGCGCTGCACTTATCAGCACAGGCCCCATGTATGGCTCAAAGCTGAGCTCAACAACTTCTACCAATTGAGAACTTGGTTGTCGCAGGCATTCTTTATTACTGGCTGCAGAtgttatgtgtttttattttttggctaCCGCTTTCACTTCCCTTTACCTTTCTGTGGATTTTTCTCATCATATATAATTTCTGCAAAAATGCCATTGAGACCACAAATTTAGAATACATGAATCCAATACCTTTACATCTGAAGTAACATTAAAAATCGTATTAAACAAATGAGTGGGAAGTCGTATTTAATTTACAGCCTGTCATTTACAATGTCGACCACTTCTGTACAGTGTGTAATATATAACCACTTATTTTCAGATTTTGGAAGGAAAATAATCCTAATGTATCAGAATTCCCCTCACATTTTCAAGTTGCCAAATACTCCATTTTCAGCAAGGTGAGTTTACATATGCTCCTAATACCACAAACCAGTCAATATGCATCTAAAATGAATTTCTGTTTTACCCTTAAATGCTTTATGTTTTCGGCTCAGCTCAATAAATGGTCAGTCCTCGAGCTACAGAGTGCCAAAGGCCAAGCTGGGCAGGAGTATCGTGTTGTGAAGTCTGTCGTGCATGAGGATGAGGTGCGGTTATCTGAACCTTACAATTTTCTACCAGGAAGCTATACATGTTTTTCTAAAGTTAAAGCAAAAGGTTGACGCTTT
The Trichomycterus rosablanca isolate fTriRos1 chromosome 12, fTriRos1.hap1, whole genome shotgun sequence genome window above contains:
- the LOC134324754 gene encoding uncharacterized protein LOC134324754 translates to MARYSPFPINLDPVKKLPVRTAVAVLVTVVLFKYLFSCPCVSPEETALHCWLYLLLPVGIMFFMLLLMDTQLLKLCQCFVCKCCVRGDRRCCSARLECCCCADGYCYRPATCGEEAWYPCTLIGKHVLRVMYAAGLWVVVAFLDGDWYVCIRTVVVNGTGEQLACKELPTKEEAETLRKYDSESRIIGLFFILGFSFLLTVSSFIRIRWKPYYRSLFEVYLEQETVAMLEEKLHQQAVEKAKVLSEHVSHCVQNQHENNDQGDGHHCQYQLLTQTEENMWRTISHPAFHLLGVRIHP